Within Coffea arabica cultivar ET-39 chromosome 4e, Coffea Arabica ET-39 HiFi, whole genome shotgun sequence, the genomic segment GAAGCAAGCACAGAACCAGAAGAAGGAAGCAAACAAAACGACCCTCTCGCTACTgagaaagagaagaaacaaGAGAGTAGCTGTGATGCTCCTCCTTCTGCTCTTGATCAAGCCCCGTCAATTGCAGTGAGTCAACCATCTAGGCGGCTCAGCGTGCAGGATCGTATTAACTTGTTTGAGAATAAGCAGAAGGAGAATTCTGGTGGGAAGCCTGCAGTAGGAAAATCAATCGAGATCAAGAGACTTTCTTCTGATGTGTCATCATCTGCATCTGCAGCTGCTGTAGAGAAGGCGGTGTTGAGGAGATGGAGTGGTGCTAGTGACATGAGCATTGATTTGAGTGGTGAAAAGAGGGATACTGAGAGCCCTCTTTGCACCCCTTCGTCTTCTGTTTCACATTCCAAGTCTGAGGATCAGAAAGATATGGCAGGTTCTGGTAAGCCGGAGTTTAGGAGCATTCCTCAGCGGGTAGATGATAGTGCAGGTTCTGGGAGAGAGGAGATTGTTGAGGAGAGGCAATCTACAGTTTCCTCTGATAAGTCAGGGGAGGCTTCTGAAGGAGGAAAGTCAAATTCTACTGTAGGCGTTATTGGTGTCACTGCTTGGAAAGATCAAACACGTGGGAAGACTCAGTCAAGGTCATTTCTTAACAGGGCTGAGGATAGCAGATTAGATGATCTAGCAAATTCTGAACCAAAGTTCAGGTCTTTGCCAAGTGGAAAAGCTGAGGAAGGTCGTTCGGACAATCAACCCAAGTTCAAGGGTCCTGAAAAGAGGGATGACCTTGTCAAAACAGAAGGGCAAGTACTTTCTGAGGCACAGGTTGCTGGCCACAAGGAGAAGGGTACTTCTCAGGCCCAAtttggatattttgctggaAAAGGCAGTGACACAAGGTCAGCTATTGGTCCATACCAACCTAGTCAAGTTGAACTTTCAGatcaaaaggaagttggaatAAGAGATGGTTCTTTAGCACAAACTTATTCGAGGGCCCCCCAGAGGCCAGTGGGTGAATATGCACCACAAGAAGGTGGTTCAGGATCAAGAATACGTGATGCTTTTGCTGCTCAGCACAAAGGAGTTGCAGGTAAAGTATCATCTTCTCATCCGAGGTTTGAGTCCTTTTTGGAGACTGAGGATATTCAAAAGAAAGAATTGGCTTCAGCTGAGAAGAACGGTGGTGTTACTGCAATAAAACTTGAAGGAACTGGATCCGAGAGGATGAAGTTCGACAAGCAAATTACTGCCTCTGAACTGATCAAGAAAACCCAGGGCAGGAAGGATGATAGTGTTCCTGTTTATGGAAGTAATATGGCATCTTTCCATAGTAAAGTAGCTACTGAGAATCAGGATGGGTTTGATTCTTTTTCAACGCCACCTCCAGAACATGTTAGGGTTAGGCAATCAAAAGGAAACCAGGAGCTGAATGATGAGCTGAAAATGAAAGCTAATGAACTTGAAAAGCTCTTTGCTGAGCACAAACTGCGGGCTCCTGGAGATCAATCTAATACTACATGGAGGACCAGGCCTATTGACAGGCAAAATGACTCACCTGCAAAACCTTGTAGGAAATCATCTGCAGATACCGATACTGCCCATTTGTCTCATGATGGCACATTATCTGAGCCTGCTGAGAGTTCAAAAAACTTGGCCAAATTCAGTGATGTTCCTGTGGTGAAAGTGGTTGGTGGCCAGGATCATAATGATGttgaaaatatgaaattttctgAGCTTAATTTTCCAGATGGTTCTCGAGGGAAATTCTATGAGAGATATATGCAGAAAAGGGATGCAAAGCTTAGGGAAGATTGGAGTTCCAATAGAGCAGAGAAGGAAGCCAAGTTGAAGGCAATGCAGGATAGCCTGGAGCGTAGTAAATCTGAGATGAAGGCTAAATTTTCAGTATCTTCTGATAGACAGGATTCAGTATTCAGTGCTTGTAGACGTGCAGAGAGGCTCAGATCGTTTAATACGCGATCAATTATGAGAAGGGAGCAGGTATAGTTTTACTTTTAATTGGTTATAAATGGTACTAAAACATTTAGTTTTGTTCTAGGTGTTGATTGGAGTTTTTCCTGTCatttattaccaaccatcaaaaagtTTCCATTTGGCAGCAGCAGTTAGATTTTGGGCAAAGCGACGATGAAGGTGCATCTGATTTTCCAGAGAAGAAATTGTATCGTGAGGATGGGTCCTTCACTGAGACATccattgtagatggtttacctAAGAGTAAGAAGAGTTTACCTACAAAAAGTTTGTCTTCATCCACACCTCGGATGACTGCAGCACCTGTTCCAAGATCTGCAACTCGAGCTTCCAGTATTTCTGGCCGGCGTAAGATGCAGTCGGAAAATCCTGTTGCACAATCCGTTCCCAATTTCTCTGATCTGAGGAAAGAAAACACGAAACCTTCTTTCACAGCCAGTAGAACAACTCGGCCACAACTGAGAAATTATACCCGCAGCAAAAGTGCCAATGAAGACACTTCATTTGTCAAGGAGGAAAAGTCACGTAGATCACAATCCCTGAGAAAGAGCCTAGCAAATTCAGCTGAGTGCAGAGAGCCTTCTCCATTGAACTCCGAGGGCATTTCTTTGACAACACAAAACTTTTACAAGGACGAGACTGAGCAAAATTCTTCTTTCAAGTATTCAAAGACTTCAGAGTCTAAATCTTTCCTTAAGAAGGCCAGTGGCATGGATCTTGGAGCCAGAACAACTTTTGCTTTGCAGAATACCAAAATGGCATCCGATATCACTAATGATGAGGATGACTTTGATGACTTGGCCTTTGAGGGAGAAGACTCAGCGGATCTAGTCAAAgatgaagaggaggaggagttTGAGACAGCGGTAACTAAACATCAGGGTGAACCAGAGCTGGAGCAGGAGTCGCTGAAGTTGAATTTTGGATCAGAAAATGGTATTGTGAGATCCTTTGCGCAAGTGGACTCATCATTAGTGGCTGAATTAGCTGCTGCAGTTCCTTCTGGTTTTCATCCTTCTGAAAATGTACAGGATTCACCAGGAGAGAGCCCTGTGTCGTGGAATTCACGGACTCATCATTCATTTGCTTATTCTCATGAGACGTCTGACGTTGATGCCTCTGTTGATTCCCCTGTTGGGAGTCCTGCATCTTGGAATTCGCATTCTCTGAGTCAAACTGAGACTGATGCAGCTCGGATGAGGAAGAAATGGGGAGCAGCTCAGAAACCAATGCTGGTTGGTAATTCTTCCAATAATCAGTCACGCAAGGATATGACTAGAGGCTTTAAAAGGTTACTaaaatttggaaggaaaagccGTGGCGCAGAAACTCTTGTTGACTGGATTTCTGCTACCACATCTGAGGGAGATGATGACACAGAAGATGGGCGTGATACTGCCAATCGGTCATCAGAAGACCTTAGGAAGTCAAGAATGGGATCATCGCAGGGACATCCTTCAGATGATAGCTTCAATGAGAGCGAATTTTTCAACGAACAAGGTTAACATACAGACATAGACAcgcacacacacactcacacatgtagtttttaattatttgttgaTATCTTCATTTTTGTTTGTTGGATTAACTGTAGCAGAGTCCTTTGTTGTTTGAGTTGACAGTTGTTCGCCTAGATattgtttatttgattaaatACTGTTAGTTACTAGTTTagcttagtttttttttcttctgccTATATCAATTTTATTTGTGATTGGTGCATATGATGGTTTCCACAAATTTACTGTTCTATATTGAAATTTTACAAATGCATGCCAGTAGAAATTTTGGATGATTGAGATGTTTCATTAGAAAATTTATTCTAGAGATTCGGTTTAATAGCTACTCTACTAGCTATAAGGACTCTAGTCATCAAAACTTCAATTCCTAAGTTCTGCAGTACAGGATCATATATGGACTTTTGGAATGGCTTGTTATTTTCATTTCTATGAGTTTCTTTCTGATCTATCAAGTAGCTTCTTCTTTAAATATCTTTGGCATTTTGCCCCTATTtctttaatatgtatatttgtttATCAAGTTTCTTATGTGCATGCTCTTAATTAAAACAGTTCAATCCTTGCGGAGCTCTATCCCAGCACCTCCAGCAAACTTTAAACTGAGAGAGGACCATGTGTCTGGGAGCTCAATTAAAGGTGACTCTTTACAACATAATGTTGCTTCTTTGTCATTTTCTTTGCCAGTAAGTGGATTGAAGTCATGAGATGGTGGAGTACGTGTCTACTGAATTCTGTGTACTGGCATGATATTGAACACTTGAATAGAATGGTTTAGATTTTTGACAAGTTGTCTTAGACGTTTAGGTGCTTGGAAATATTAGACTTACATAGTGCCGATTTAGATCAGCATTGAGTGAAGAGGCCTCTGTTTTAACTTCTCAGTGACTACAGTATAAGTTGATGATCAAACAGCTGTTCTGTGATCTGAAGTCCCACTCTGTTTGTCAAATAGGTTTTCCTGTTACTTTACAAATGAGGGTACTTTCTGTTGATATTATGTGGTGAGGTTTCAGAATTCATATTTCTTCAAAGTCTCACTAGGTACTCGTTTGTGCTGCATTTTCGGCAACATTCTGACTTCATACTTTGGCTGCTTATGGGTCCAAACTCATGGTGTTGTAAAGTAGGGAAATGATAACTGAATTTGCATTGATTCTAGTGTTGttgtatgtaaaaaaaaaaatctattgttGTTGCACTCATAGATGTATGTAGATGGATTTGATTATTAACTGGGAAGATTTTCGATGCCTATTTGCATAGATTGGTTGACCTGTGCTCTGAAGCACTAGTGGCTTCTCTTTTGATCACTTTTTTTAGTTTAACTAATTTGATGAAGAAAGGGGcctaaataagaaagaaaaaggtcTCGTGTGTGATAGTTTTGCTTCTGAGAAGTTGCTTGCTGCAAGcatgaaaaaattttggaaacttcgGCATTGAGGAAGGAGATTGGTGTTCATCCTTAACAACTAAAGCAAATGTTTTATAGTatcattgaatttaaatgaattcTATGTAGCTGCCTTTAGTCAGATTTCTTAGCAAAGATTATTGCGTACAGCTTTCTAAGAAATGATTTCTTGTTTAACTTGACTAAAACATCCCATGAATTTACAGCACCAAGATCATTTTTCTCCTTATCATCATTCCGGAGCAAAGGAAGTGAGTCAAAACCTAGATGATTGAGTCTCTGTGAGAAAGTCCCTTCCATAAAATCTTTGTGATTTCCATGATCGACAATGTGATGTTTGAACAAACGAGCAATTGTCAAGGAGGTGCCATGCAATGAAAGGTCTGTTTGGTTTTTCAAACACTTGATGGAGCTAGTGAACTTTGATTGGGCCTGCCCAACTTTCAGGTCGTAGTGCTTAAATACATGTATATCTTTGAGAGTACAGTTCCAATTGGCGGAATGCTAATGTGATTTTGGTAGTAAAAGCATTCTTTATAATCTTGTCATTTGTATCACACCTGTCCGAATGTATATCAGAAGTTATATTCTTGTTGGAATCATATGGGACAGCTTTAAAGGAGAACTATGTGATTATGCGATGCAACAGCTTGTATAAGATGCCTATAGCACAAAAATGTCTATACATCTTCGTTGACTATTTGTTGCTGATGCCATACCAAATGTAACTCTTCTGGAGTCTTGATATGAGAACATTTGCTATTTGCAATTTTTACATTCTTGTAAACCACACAAATGTACAGGGAGAGACAAAGAGGGACCTATTTACAGATCCAGATAACTTAAGAACATTACATTGAATTCGCATGATTGGACATATTGCATATTAAGATAATCCAAAGCAAGAACATCACTTTATTCATGGATTGTGATATGCTGTAGATGATGCCTGTTTTGTATGTTTCTGTATTTTTGCCTAGTTTTTGCATCCAAATATATGGATAAGGAAGCCACAAAGCTGATTTCAGCCGTGAAGATTGTGTTAACGTCTGGAAACAGATGTTAGGCATTCTAAGTTTGACGTCCATAGTGATGCTTGTGGAAACAGATTTATGATTACTAACTGGCTGTTTTCTAGCTTGAGAATTTTTAGAATGAAAACACAAATTCAAATACTTGGAGAGGTGACGTTTTGGTACATGTAATGTAGGGATTATCCATGAACTTGATGATAGCATGATTGGGTCATATGGATCAGGAAGCTTTTGTATTACTGTCATAATTAGCAATGTTTTAAGCCAAAAATGGAGGCCACGtgtattttctttcattttgatAGTTTAATGTGGGAATTATGAGGCTGTTTCAGAATTTTTGTGTTAACTCCTCGGAACTTAAAAGATAACTTGTGCTATATATACGTATACAGAAATAGGATCTAGTCAATAATTACGGAAATGGTATTGTACATCTATAGAAATAGGATCTAGGcaaggattttggaaatggtaaGCCACTTTCCAGAGAAAAGAGGGAGAACAAAACGGCAAATGTGTTTTTATTCCGCTTCATTTGAATCCAGTCGCCAAGGAGACAATGGACTTTGTTTGACTAATTTCTTGAAATCTTGCATGTTGGACATGGGCGCGTCATTTTTGGGTTATGCTTTGTGATAAAACAGAGAGGGATGATTGTAGTAGTGTTGGACTCTGTACTTAGCCACTTGTTTGTGTGGTTACATGACTTGTTAGTAGTCGTAGACCCGTTCTGCTGCTCATATTCATTATTCTTGATAGTTTGATAGTGGACGTTCTTCTGATCAATAATCCCAGCAAGCAATGGACTTTTGTCTTTCCACATTCAGcttttcactctctctctctctctttaataTATAGACCTTTCTATATCGATTTTGTTTTGACTGTTAAAGCCGGGGCACTTCCCCTTGGACAAATGACACAAAAACATGACAAATCCATCATCCGCTAATACCAGAGACTTGCGACCAGAAGACTTGCACGCCTGTTGTTGcaaaaagtgacatttggaaGGAGTCGTGCCCTAGAGAAGGGCCGACAGCAGGTGAACATATTCTATACAGATCATATTCAAACCAGTCGTAGTCAGAGTTCTGGCCCTCCGGTTAGAGGGTTCGTGATATGTAGATGGTCAGGTTTTTAGAAAGTGAAGGTGTAGACAGGACAAAGGTCTCTGGTTTCGTTATTCTTTTTAGACAGAATAATTTCTCGTATCAAAATGACAAACGGAAACTGTTACAGACGAGAACAGCAAAGTTTAACCACCGGATTGTACCCTATTCTTGACACCCCGGTATCCTGAGTTGAAGTTAGCTATAATCATTCGCAGCCGGGTACCTCATAGGAGAATGACTGACGTTCTTGACATTTCGGACTGCAATCAAAATTAAAAGTCCACCTGAAGGTGCACGTCATACTTTATTTGTCTTAACTAAATGTGATTCTCCGACTATGCAGCACCGCGTCAAACTTAATCTTAGCATTGGTTTATTTGTCTTTTTGGTTTGAATCTTAACTTGTCCTTCGGAGGACAAGATGCTTACTGGGCAAAGTCATTCTCAAAATCTCACAGTAGGCAGGCATAAGAGTATCGCCATTGAGAGGATGATGATGGCCGATGGCCAATATATAAAcgaatgaagaagaagaagatgatcaGGGCTAGCACTGCAAGGGCAGGGACAAGCAAGCTGCAACAACACGTACCCCAGCCGTTGTAACTTAAGAAGCAACAAACTATTCATTAAAGCTACTATTTAAGATCTCTAAAAAGATTAATCAACCAGAAGTGTCATGCCGGCAATCCTagttttcacttttcaaatGCACGGTGCCGGCTTCCAGCAATCAGCCAGTAGCATCTTTTGAACCCCAATGCTACACATTCACATGCAACCAAACTTTGTGACGTGAAAGAACTTTGGATTTGCATCGAGAAACACGCGTAACAGCTTTTCCTAGGAGCAAATCCAGTCACGATGGATTAGCAACCCTCATTCTATTCTAGAAACCTTCGCGTGGTACTCAACTTGTAGCAtagtgaaattttaaatttgcatACCTTCTATTCCTGCTTGTAGCCTTGTACAGTAGTCTTCCATTCATGGATATTGCATACTCCTCCGAAATTGAGCACTCAACACCTGCTACCCCACGTAATTCTCACCGGCAATACCACACTACCCCTGCGAGATCTCAACCTCAATCCGCCTCATTTTCAGTTTCCACTTCGTACGACTTTCCTTTTGGCTCACGCAGGCCTCGAAACCCCACTCCAGCCAGCCCTTTTGCAGCTGATGATGACAGGTCATGGCAAGGTGAGCTGTCATGGCAGTTCAACCCTACTGGATGGCGTGACAATCGCGATTTTAGTGCTGCACTGAGCCCAGTAGGATATTCAAGTGGCAGTAGGATATTCAGGAGATCAGCAAAGGACTATTTTCTTTCACGTACTACTGCTGCTGCTGGTTTACGTAGCTTTACCAATCCATACTATGATCATTCTTCCGGACATTATGAAGCATTACCGTCTGGAAGGCTTGAGCTACAGAGCTATGTTGCCAGAGATGGAGAAGACGCGTTCTCTGCAAGAAGGTTTGCTCCCCGTGAACCAACTATGCCGCATGGAGCTCATCGTCACTTGTCAGCTGCTACTAAAAGGAGTGCTGCAAGTAGTGGGCCTTTGGCTGACAAAGACGAGCTGAGCTTAGTTGATTATGATGCACCGGAGGATTTAGATCATCAAATCAACTTGTTAGAGACTGATCCAGGTCACCTCCAACGCCAGAACCCTAGTTGGTTATCAATATCAAACGCTTATAAGCACAAAGGAACAGAAGATGACCTGTATAGCGGTGCTCATGGTCCTCGCAATCCTGGTCACACCACCCACCATATTCATGGCGGCGATGCACAAAGCCATCGGAAGTTAAACTGTCAGTATGGACTGAATCATCGTCATTATCATCACACGACATCATTGGCTACAGCGCCATATCGTCTTGGGGACTACGATCATACAGCGCATGCCCTGGAAAACATCAATGATGACTTGTATTCTTTTAATAATGATCATAAGACTCCAAATCACCGagttcatgaagctacaagtCATCAGTACCGCACTCACAGTCACAGTGGGTATGATGTTGACCAGGAATTGGCATACGATGTACAAGATTTTGATGACGATGATGTTGGGGCGCCCAAGTCAGTCGGACTGTTTGGTTTGTTCAAGTACTCAACCAAATTTGATTTGTTACTTGTGCTGTTAGGTTGTTTGGGATCTTTGATAAATGGGGGATCTCTTCCTTGGTATTCCTATCTTTTCGGACGGTTTGTAAATAAAATTGCGAAGGAATCAAAAACTGATTTACAAAAGATGACGAAGGATGTGGAAAAGGTACGCGCTTTGTCACTACAGTATCTGGTAATGTGATGGGCACTCAGAAGTAGGATGTTGTTCTAACGTAAGGTTGCCAATTTTTAATTACTGGTTAGAAGAAAAAATGTTGTATGACCAAGTTTACTTGGCATTCCTCCGTCAATATTCTAGCTGCAAATACAATACAACTATGCTGTTATGCATTATGCATAACACCAGATACATAGGTGAGCATACATCAATATGAGAATGCAACGATGGGCTGATAATATGTTCTCTTATTTCAGATTTGTTTGCTTATGACTGGATTGGCTGCAGTCGTGGTAGTTGGAGCATATATGGGTAGGCTAGATACTTTCTTCTCCATTTTCTGTACGCTTCAATTTGCAATAGTATTCGCTAttgatgcaatttttttttctaatggtAGAAATTACTTGTTGGAGAATGGTTGGGGAACGATCTGCCCTCAGAATTAGAACTCAGTATCTAAGAGCAGTTTTGCGACAGGATATAGGCTTTTTTGACACTGATATCAGTACCAGTGACATTATGCACGGAATTTCAAGTGATGTTGCACAAATCCAGGAAGTGATGGGAGAGAAGGTGACGATAGGTTTAGGTTATTGTTCTAATGACTTGCATTGACTAACACCAATTTGCATCAATAAAAGCAATCTAAGGAGAGTTGCAACATAATGAGGTGAATTAGTTAAGTTCTAGATGGTTTGCCACATACTGAGATATTCAGAGATGTAGCGACGTGAATGTAGGTATGAatgagttgaatttcaaatactGACCTTAACATTCCTGGATCAGCTGACAGTGACCATTTGTGTGGTAGTATACTTGTACAGTAGCCATATCATGCATTAAGTTTTCCAGGGTTGGTTTcaattaatttcttttgtttaatgCAGATGGCACATTTTGTGCATCACATCTTCACATTCATATGTGGTTACACTGTTGGATTCTTAAGATCATGGAAGATTTCCCTGGCAATCTTTGCAGTCACACCATTGACTATGTTCTGTGGCATTGCCTATAAGGCAATATATGGTGGTTTAGCTGCAAAAGAAGAGGtaaagaacaaaaaatttcCGGTGACAATTCTATAAGTTCTGAGAAGCTTAGTTTTCTTTGCTGACTTTTTCTTTGATGGTGTATTTAAGGACTCTTACCGTAGAGCAGGCAGCATAGCAGAGCAAGCCATATCATCAATTAGAACTGTATTCTCATTTGTAGCAGAGGATCTTTTAGCTGAAAAATACGTTGATGTGCTTGATAAGTCGGTGCCATTAGGGATAAAGATTGGGTTTGCCAAGGGAGCAGGGATTGGAGTTATCTATTTGGTCACATATGCTACATGGGCATTGGCTTTCTGGTATGGATCAATCTTAGTTGCAAGGAAAGAGATAAAGGGAGGTGAAGCCATTGCATGTTTCTTTGGCGTTACTGTAGGGGGAAGGTAgactcctctctctctttctctgatGAAAGAATGAAAGCATTCTGCTGTTATGGAAACTAGTAAACTTGACTTCTCCAGAACTTTAAAATCACATTTGTTTACCTTACCATGTCTAACCAGAATTTAAATCCTGTAAACAAATAAACCATTTGTGCAGGGGCTTGGCTTTGTCCTTGtcatattttgctcaatttgcACAAGGAACCGTAGCAGCAAGCAGAGTATTTGAAGTTATAGACAGAGTTCCAGATATTGATCCCTATAGTGCTGAGGGGAAGAGGCTTTCCAACCCACGAGGGAAGATAGAGTTCAAGGGTGTTACCTTTGCCTACCCTTCTCGCCCTACAATCCAGATTCTCCAGTCTCTCAACTTGGTTATTCCAGCTTCAAAGACTTCGGCATTAGTTGGTACCAGTGGAGGCGGCAAGTCAACAATTTTTGCTCTCATAGAGAGATTTTATGATCCTACCCAAGGTTGGTCTGTTATAAATACTTGTTTCTTTCtataacaaagaaaaaggtttacACTCAGTGATAAGCGATCACAAATGAAGGTTCTTGGTTTTGGTGTACAGAAAAAAATTGGTAACTTTGCTGTAATTTGACAGGTATTGTTACCCTTGATGGTAACGATTTGAGGACATTACAAGTTAAATGGTTGAGAAGTCAGATTGGTATGGTTGGTCAGGAACCAGTTCTTTTCTCAACAACCATACTAGAAAACGTGATGATGGGAAAGGAGAATGCCACCAAGAAAGAGGCAATTAAAGCCTGCATTGCTGCAAATGCTCACAGTTTCATCTCTGGACTTCCACAAGGCTATGAAACCATGGTAaaatgttttgatttttttacatatccaattaggccaaTTTATATAGGAGCAAATGTTACATCTACAACAATATATTTTGCCCTCTTCAGATTCTAATCCCACCCTCATGGGCAGGTAGGAGATCGGGGAACCTTACTGTCTGGTGGTCAGAAGCAGCGTATTGCCCTTGCTCGAGCAATGATCAAGGACCCTAAGATCCTTCTCCTAGATGAGCCTACAAGTGCGCTAGATCCTGAATCTGAGACAGTGGTTCAAAAAGCCATAGATAAAATTTCAATGGGTAGAACCACCATTGTCATTGCTCATAGGCTAGCAACAATCAAACATGCGGATGCCATAGTTGTGCTTGATAGAGGTTCTGTTGTGGAGATTGGAAATCATCATGAACTCATGGAAAATTCTGGATCCTACTATAACCTGGTTAAGCTTGCTTTGGAAGCTGTCTCAAAACCAACGTTGCAACAATCCGATATTGCAATTGGTTTCCATACCAAATTGAATCAGGATCCCTCACAAGCAGAGAATGTATATGAGATATCAAGATCAAAGTACTTGAAATCCAATCAAGATGTGGGCCAAGTTGAAGAGGCAGAAGATAAACAATCCGAGTTGAGGAAATATAAACTTTCAGAGGTATGGAATCTACAGAAACCAGAACTCATGATACTGTTATTGGGGCTTCTTTTGGGTATGCATGCAGGTGCTATTCTATCAGTCTTTCCCCTGGTTCTTGGCCAAGCACTTAATGTCTACTTTGAtccaaacaccaaaaatttgaaaagagaAATTAGAAAGCTCTGCTTGATTCTGGTTGGACTTGGCTTTGGGTGTATAGGATTCATGACAGGCCAACAAGGTCTCTGTGGTTGGGCTGGTACCAAACTCACAAAGAGAGTCAGAGATTTCTTGTTCAGAGCTATACTAAAACAAGAACCTGGCTGGTTTGACA encodes:
- the LOC113742819 gene encoding uncharacterized protein isoform X1, encoding MKSDTPLDYAAFQLSPKRSRCELVVSSGGNTEKLASGLVKPFVANLRVAEEQVAMSVHSIKLEVERQKNAEMWFTKGTLERFVRFVSTPEILELANTFDTEMSQLESARRIYSQGTGQQLSGSGGLGSGAAAAADATKKELLRAIDVRLLAVQQDLTTACARATAAGFNPDTVLDLQMFADHFGALRLNEACGKFISLCERRPDLILTWKAGGDDPAIRSSYGSDMSIDDEPTSPDSLRFGSCQPPRHEQQHTGQQQETDTSQKYQHPNLATTLKPSFSLRKSGEASTEPEEGSKQNDPLATEKEKKQESSCDAPPSALDQAPSIAVSQPSRRLSVQDRINLFENKQKENSGGKPAVGKSIEIKRLSSDVSSSASAAAVEKAVLRRWSGASDMSIDLSGEKRDTESPLCTPSSSVSHSKSEDQKDMAGSGKPEFRSIPQRVDDSAGSGREEIVEERQSTVSSDKSGEASEGGKSNSTVGVIGVTAWKDQTRGKTQSRSFLNRAEDSRLDDLANSEPKFRSLPSGKAEEGRSDNQPKFKGPEKRDDLVKTEGQVLSEAQVAGHKEKGTSQAQFGYFAGKGSDTRSAIGPYQPSQVELSDQKEVGIRDGSLAQTYSRAPQRPVGEYAPQEGGSGSRIRDAFAAQHKGVAGKVSSSHPRFESFLETEDIQKKELASAEKNGGVTAIKLEGTGSERMKFDKQITASELIKKTQGRKDDSVPVYGSNMASFHSKVATENQDGFDSFSTPPPEHVRVRQSKGNQELNDELKMKANELEKLFAEHKLRAPGDQSNTTWRTRPIDRQNDSPAKPCRKSSADTDTAHLSHDGTLSEPAESSKNLAKFSDVPVVKVVGGQDHNDVENMKFSELNFPDGSRGKFYERYMQKRDAKLREDWSSNRAEKEAKLKAMQDSLERSKSEMKAKFSVSSDRQDSVFSACRRAERLRSFNTRSIMRREQQQLDFGQSDDEGASDFPEKKLYREDGSFTETSIVDGLPKSKKSLPTKSLSSSTPRMTAAPVPRSATRASSISGRRKMQSENPVAQSVPNFSDLRKENTKPSFTASRTTRPQLRNYTRSKSANEDTSFVKEEKSRRSQSLRKSLANSAECREPSPLNSEGISLTTQNFYKDETEQNSSFKYSKTSESKSFLKKASGMDLGARTTFALQNTKMASDITNDEDDFDDLAFEGEDSADLVKDEEEEEFETAVTKHQGEPELEQESLKLNFGSENGIVRSFAQVDSSLVAELAAAVPSGFHPSENVQDSPGESPVSWNSRTHHSFAYSHETSDVDASVDSPVGSPASWNSHSLSQTETDAARMRKKWGAAQKPMLVGNSSNNQSRKDMTRGFKRLLKFGRKSRGAETLVDWISATTSEGDDDTEDGRDTANRSSEDLRKSRMGSSQGHPSDDSFNESEFFNEQVQSLRSSIPAPPANFKLREDHVSGSSIKAPRSFFSLSSFRSKGSESKPR
- the LOC113742819 gene encoding uncharacterized protein isoform X2, with protein sequence MKSDTPLDYAAFQLSPKRSRCELVVSSGGNTEKLASGLVKPFVANLRVAEEQVAMSVHSIKLEVERQKNAEMWFTKGTLERFVRFVSTPEILELANTFDTEMSQLESARRIYSQGTGQQLSGSGGLGSGAAAAADATKKELLRAIDVRLLAVQQDLTTACARATAAGFNPDTVLDLQMFADHFGALRLNEACGKFISLCERRPDLILTWKAGGDDPAIRSSYGSDMSIDDEPTSPDSLRFGSCQPPRHEQQHTGQQQETDTSQKYQHPNLATTLKPSFSLRKSGEASTEPEEGSKQNDPLATEKEKKQESSCDAPPSALDQAPSIAVSQPSRRLSVQDRINLFENKQKENSGGKPAVGKSIEIKRLSSDVSSSASAAAVEKAVLRRWSGASDMSIDLSGEKRDTESPLCTPSSSVSHSKSEDQKDMAGSGKPEFRSIPQRVDDSAGSGREEIVEERQSTVSSDKSGEASEGGKSNSTVGVIGVTAWKDQTRGKTQSRSFLNRAEDSRLDDLANSEPKFRSLPSGKAEEGRSDNQPKFKGPEKRDDLVKTEGQVLSEAQVAGHKEKGTSQAQFGYFAGKGSDTRSAIGPYQPSQVELSDQKEVGIRDGSLAQTYSRAPQRPVGEYAPQEGGSGSRIRDAFAAQHKGVAGKVSSSHPRFESFLETEDIQKKELASAEKNGGVTAIKLEGTGSERMKFDKQITASELIKKTQGRKDDSVPVYGSNMASFHSKVATENQDGFDSFSTPPPEHVRVRQSKGNQELNDELKMKANELEKLFAEHKLRAPGDQSNTTWRTRPIDRQNDSPAKPCRKSSADTDTAHLSHDGTLSEPAESSKNLAKFSDVPVVKVVGGQDHNDVENMKFSELNFPDGSRGKFYERYMQKRDAKLREDWSSNRAEKEAKLKAMQDSLERSKSEMKAKFSVSSDRQDSVFSACRRAERLRSFNTRSIMRREQQLDFGQSDDEGASDFPEKKLYREDGSFTETSIVDGLPKSKKSLPTKSLSSSTPRMTAAPVPRSATRASSISGRRKMQSENPVAQSVPNFSDLRKENTKPSFTASRTTRPQLRNYTRSKSANEDTSFVKEEKSRRSQSLRKSLANSAECREPSPLNSEGISLTTQNFYKDETEQNSSFKYSKTSESKSFLKKASGMDLGARTTFALQNTKMASDITNDEDDFDDLAFEGEDSADLVKDEEEEEFETAVTKHQGEPELEQESLKLNFGSENGIVRSFAQVDSSLVAELAAAVPSGFHPSENVQDSPGESPVSWNSRTHHSFAYSHETSDVDASVDSPVGSPASWNSHSLSQTETDAARMRKKWGAAQKPMLVGNSSNNQSRKDMTRGFKRLLKFGRKSRGAETLVDWISATTSEGDDDTEDGRDTANRSSEDLRKSRMGSSQGHPSDDSFNESEFFNEQVQSLRSSIPAPPANFKLREDHVSGSSIKAPRSFFSLSSFRSKGSESKPR